One window of Alosa sapidissima isolate fAloSap1 chromosome 21, fAloSap1.pri, whole genome shotgun sequence genomic DNA carries:
- the LOC121695294 gene encoding dual specificity protein kinase CLK2-like isoform X1 — translation MPHSRRYPSSDRGSRSSYQDRYRDRDRDRERDRGRKQRHRRSPSFSTSSERDRRGRAHRQEAGYARSRSYDNRSADRRPYDRRYCDGYRRMEHSRDRDRDHGGASAADSYYARDFSPSSYDYRRERDRSERDQSYRRKGSRRKHKRRRRRTRSYSPSSSRSDSRTRAVCVRDDEEGHLICRTGDVLQERYEIVSTLGEGTFGRVMRCIDHRRGGAHVALKIIKNVEKYREAARLEINVLEKINEKDPENKNLCVQMFDWFDYHGHMCISFELLALSTFDFLKENNYLAYSISQVRHMAYQICLSVKFLHENKLTHTDLKPENILFVNSDFTMTYNVEKKREERTVKSTAVRVVDFGSATFDHEHHSTIVSTRHYRAPEVILELGWSQPCDVWSIGCILFEYYLGFTLFQTHDNREHLAMMERILGPVPSRMIRKTRKQKYFYHGRLDWDENSSAGRYVRENCKPLRRYLLSEAEEHHHLFDLMEGMLEYEPSKRLTLAAALRHPFFTSVPASDQATSKSWEGSRDISR, via the exons ATGCCACATTCAAGACGATATCCGTCCTCAGACCGGGGCAGCCGGAGCAGTTACCAGGACCGGTATCGGGACCGTGATCGAGACCGGGAGAGGGACCGCGGGCGAAAGCAAAGGCATCGCCGCTCGCCATCTTTCTCCACCAGCAGCGAAAGGGACAGGAGGGGCCGAGCTCATCGACAGGAGGCAGGCTATGCACGTTCCAGGAG CTATGACAACCGCTCTGCAGATCGGAGGCCGTACGATCGGCGCTACTGTGATGGTTACCGGCGGATGGAACACAGTCGAGACCGGGACCGCGACCACGGCGGGGCTTCGGCAGCTGACAGCTACTACGCGCGAGACTTCTCCCCCAGCAGCTACGACTACCGACGGGAGCGTGACCGCAGCGAGCGTGACCAGTCCTATCGCCGCAAGGGCAGCAGGCGTAAGCACAAACGAAGGCGACGTAGAACCAGGTCCTATAGCCCATCGTCCTCG CGGAGTGACAGCCGGACGCgggcggtgtgtgtgagggacgaCGAGGAGGGTCACCTGATCTGTCGGACTGGCGACGTCCTGCAAGAGAGAT ATGAGATTGTCAGCACTTTGGGAGAGGGCACCTTTGGCAGGGTGATGCGCTGTATTGACCATCGCAG AGGGGGCGCTCACGTGGCACTGAAGATCATCAAGAATGTGGAGAAGTACAGGGAGGCGGCTCGTCTCGAGATCAACGTCCTCGAGAAGATAAACGAGAAAGATCCCGAGAACAAAAA CCTATGTGTCCAGATGTTCGACTGGTTCGACTATCATGGCCACATGTGCATCAGCTTTGAGCTGCTGGCCCTCAGCACCTTTGATTTCTTGAAGGAGAATAACTACCTGGCTTACTCAATTAGTCAGGTGCGCCACATGGCCTACCAGATTTGCCTCTCTGTTAAAT TTCTCCATGAGAACAAGCTTACCCACACAGACCTGAAGCCAGAGAACATTTTGTTTGTCAACTCGGACTtcaccatgacttataatgtAGAGAAG AAACGGGAGGAGAGGACGGTGAAGAGCACAGCGGTGAGGGTGGTGGACTTCGGCAGCGCCACCTTCGACCACGAGCACCACAGCACCATAGTCTCCACAAGACACTACCGTGCCCCAGAGGTCATACTGG AGTTGGGCTGGAGTCAACCTTGTGACGTCTGGAGCATTGGCTGCATTCTGTTTGAGTACTACCTGGGATTCACCCTCTTTCAG ACACATGACAATAGAGAACATTTGGCTATGATGGAAAGAATTCTGGGACCAGTGCCTTCCAGGATGATCCGCAAAACCAG GAAACAGAAGTACTTCTATCATGGCCGTCTTGACTGGGATGAGAACTCTTCAGCTGGCAGATATGTTCGAGAGAACTGCAAACCTCTTCGG CGGTACCTGTTGTCGGAAGCTGAGGAGCATCACCATTTGTTTGACCTGATGGAGGGCATGCTGGAGTACGAACCCTCCAAGCGCCTGACGCTGGCCGCCGCTCTGCGACACCCATTCTTTACCTCTGTTCCCGCCAGTGACCAAGCCACTTCCAAGAGCTGGGAGGGCAGCCGGGACATCAGCCGGTGA
- the LOC121695294 gene encoding dual specificity protein kinase CLK2-like isoform X2 yields the protein MRCIDHRRGGAHVALKIIKNVEKYREAARLEINVLEKINEKDPENKNLCVQMFDWFDYHGHMCISFELLALSTFDFLKENNYLAYSISQVRHMAYQICLSVKFLHENKLTHTDLKPENILFVNSDFTMTYNVEKKREERTVKSTAVRVVDFGSATFDHEHHSTIVSTRHYRAPEVILELGWSQPCDVWSIGCILFEYYLGFTLFQTHDNREHLAMMERILGPVPSRMIRKTRKQKYFYHGRLDWDENSSAGRYVRENCKPLRRYLLSEAEEHHHLFDLMEGMLEYEPSKRLTLAAALRHPFFTSVPASDQATSKSWEGSRDISR from the exons ATGCGCTGTATTGACCATCGCAG AGGGGGCGCTCACGTGGCACTGAAGATCATCAAGAATGTGGAGAAGTACAGGGAGGCGGCTCGTCTCGAGATCAACGTCCTCGAGAAGATAAACGAGAAAGATCCCGAGAACAAAAA CCTATGTGTCCAGATGTTCGACTGGTTCGACTATCATGGCCACATGTGCATCAGCTTTGAGCTGCTGGCCCTCAGCACCTTTGATTTCTTGAAGGAGAATAACTACCTGGCTTACTCAATTAGTCAGGTGCGCCACATGGCCTACCAGATTTGCCTCTCTGTTAAAT TTCTCCATGAGAACAAGCTTACCCACACAGACCTGAAGCCAGAGAACATTTTGTTTGTCAACTCGGACTtcaccatgacttataatgtAGAGAAG AAACGGGAGGAGAGGACGGTGAAGAGCACAGCGGTGAGGGTGGTGGACTTCGGCAGCGCCACCTTCGACCACGAGCACCACAGCACCATAGTCTCCACAAGACACTACCGTGCCCCAGAGGTCATACTGG AGTTGGGCTGGAGTCAACCTTGTGACGTCTGGAGCATTGGCTGCATTCTGTTTGAGTACTACCTGGGATTCACCCTCTTTCAG ACACATGACAATAGAGAACATTTGGCTATGATGGAAAGAATTCTGGGACCAGTGCCTTCCAGGATGATCCGCAAAACCAG GAAACAGAAGTACTTCTATCATGGCCGTCTTGACTGGGATGAGAACTCTTCAGCTGGCAGATATGTTCGAGAGAACTGCAAACCTCTTCGG CGGTACCTGTTGTCGGAAGCTGAGGAGCATCACCATTTGTTTGACCTGATGGAGGGCATGCTGGAGTACGAACCCTCCAAGCGCCTGACGCTGGCCGCCGCTCTGCGACACCCATTCTTTACCTCTGTTCCCGCCAGTGACCAAGCCACTTCCAAGAGCTGGGAGGGCAGCCGGGACATCAGCCGGTGA